The genomic segment ttaaaaatcTTCTAAACTTTGGCAAATTCGATATTCTGGTTTTTGCTTTCTGTCATACTATCAACTTTGTCTAAGGTGGATTCAATGTGGGTGCATGAGGGTAGATGTGTGCgtgtgtgagagagagagagaaagagagagagaggaccTCCACTACTCCAATCCAAAAGCAGGTTGGCAGTCATTGTAACCACCCAAGAAAAGAACCAGTTGGAAAGCGTTGCTATACTTCCACCAAGACCCTTGATATTTATTGGAAGAATCTGCAATGGGACATGAGCAAAATCGGGAGACGCAACTTTAAAAGGGAGATCATGGTTATCATTCCCATTACACTGGAGGTTATGCTGTAAGAATCAGCACTCCATGGAGAAGATCAATGGACATTGAGTGAAAACAttggaaaccaaaatttttctGGTAAACGGTTGGTTTAGGTTTGATAAAATAAGTATGTTATCAGCTATGTAAAAGCTTGCAGCTTTAAGAGTTAGATTTTCGGTACATCTGCCACCCATTTCATCAGATATGACAAAAGTAAACATagcaaatcaattaaatgGATGAAAGATGATGCTAAATAACACAGCATGTTGATACCTCTGACATTATAACCCAAGGAATGGGCCCCATTCCTAGAGAGAAGGCAACCACCACAGCCTGAAAGAAGAACAAATTATACAATTACGATTTAGCAACAAAGATTCAAAGCAATAACACCATATCAAAAAGGACAAGTAACATACCACAACTCCAACTACTGACAATATGCCCATAATGCTATAAAGGGTAGAATCACTAGATACTACGTCCTGGATCAATTAGCCAAGAATTGCCATGTTAGGTAAAACTgtaaaagaaatggaaaaggCAATATAATTTCAgtttacttctttttctttatttggcGGGGAGCATTAGTGTCAACAGAATCCTCCACAGTCCATATTATATTACCTTTATATAGAATGATACTGCAACAATTAGGAGGCTGAGAGTCATTCCAGAAGAGGAGACCTGAAATAAGAAAAGGCAAAACCAATACTCTTGTTTTGGTTCTAGGTTATTACCAACAAAgtacaaaaaacaaaagtagaaTAAACTTACTATAAGCAGGAGCCGGCGTCCTGCTTTGTCCGCCAACCATGTAGTTACAGCAGTAGCAACGACCTAACCATGCATGATTCAGATTATGATCAAAATTGTTTAGAAGTTCTCATTGTGAACagaaaaatttaacaaaaaaagaaaagctgtGACATTTCTCCAAGCTATACCTGAACGGCACCAAGTCCAAAGGTAGCTACATTGCTGGATTTAACCCCTGTTCAAGGTTAAAGTATCTGGTTAAGCCTTTTAACTTGAACGCTAAACTTGTGGTATTAAAAGAGGAGGAAAAAGAATAGTCAGGTAAAGCCAACAAAGATGGCTGACACAAAACTGTTGATAGCCTTGTTCACCAAAACACTTTTGAAACAATATGGTTAAACAAAGTATACTAATATTACAAGACAGGCATACACAGATCAGCAATCTTAGGTTTGTCTGAGTTTTTGCATTGAATTTCAGAAGTTAGCACATAACTCTTTCTTTAGGAGGATTGGCAAAAAGGGGGATCCACTTTCACATACTTCTAATCGGTTTAAGGAAATAACCAGCGCTAATGACAAATACTATCAACAGATCTTGTCTGGCAAATGTTTCCATGAGAGGGGAAACAAGATTAATCTTACCAGCAGCTTCAAATATGGTACTGGAATAAAATAGAAGACCATTAATGCCACTAAGCTGTTGCAGCATAAGTAATCCAACTCCAACCTGAAATACATCGGCCGGTGAAACCAATTAAGCTCTTTTTTCCTGGTGCTATCAAGTCCTAGGACAGTTCAGATGAATGAAAAGTCACAATAAAACTTTTGAGACGATTAAAATACCATCAATGGGAACCAATATCTCCTTTGTTTGAGTTGTGCAAATCGAATTGTAGTTCTTCTAGTTGTTGATGCTACAGACCTCTgtgatattaaaaaaaattaactaaagCAGTAACTTTAGGAGAAAGAGGGAAGGGAAGGGGGCAGAATGATACCTACTAATGAATTAGAAGTTTAAACAAGAGCTTGAAAATATAGAGGTGGCTGACCAGGTTGAAAGGTgtgaaattgaagaaaagctGTTTAACTGCTTATAATTACCTTGATTTCATTCACTTCAATAGAAATatcagcatcaaaacctctgaGAACTTGCAAAGAAGCTTCGAAATCTTCTGTCATACCCATTTTTGCCTAAAATTAGGAATGGAAACTTGAATCAGGTAACCATAACTATCTATCTGAGCATATTTGAGTAAACAATCTACTTCTCAAGCTTACCAGCCATCGGGGAGATTCTGGAATGAAAAAGAGACCAGGTATCAAAATTGTACAAGGAAGTACTCCtgccaaagaaagaaattagcAATTTCCATCAGTAAAAATAGTtacttttgaatattttcCCATTGCCATCATCTAGAAACTTGAAAGTCTAACATTCagtttttcactttttccCATTCTTAGAGGAAAGAATGACTTCAACTACTCATTTAAAGCAATAtaacaataaatttaaaatgtgAACTACCTTAGCACTGAAAATGAATGGTGATATAATTAGAATGTTCAAATCTCATAAAATTTCTTGGTAAAAGCTTTACACAGGACTCAGAAATGTGGAGGGAAAAGCTGACCATCACACTACAAGAAGTGGCTAGAGAAGTAATATTGAAATGACTGAGCCATATGAGATCATTCTCTGAACAAAAAGTGGGATAATTACCTAAAACTGCAAGTACCCTCCACTGAACAAAAAGTCCCAGCAGATAGGCCAGCATTATTCCAATTGTGACAGACAGCTACACAGTACAACATGTAAAATTTGAGTTGTCTAATAAGTGATTAGAGCCTTCTACAAATATTCATTAACAATACTCATGATAAGCAGAGCCAGAGCCAACCTGATTCACTGAACCCAAAGCCCCCCTCAAGTTTTGAGGTGCTATCTCAGCTATATAGACAGGCACCTATACATGATTAACACAACAAATACTCTCAGCATTGTTTGCAGAAAAGTGCAATctaaataaccaaagcatagtTCCACATTACCGTATAAGAGATTATTCCCACACCAAAACCTTCCAACAACCTTCCCATGTAAAGAAAAGATGAATCCTGCAAAATGCAGAAAGTGATATTCTAAGTATAAATGAtcaagttatattttaccAAAGTAGCTACATGAAGCCTGGATAATATAATCAACAGAACTCACTCTTGCAAAAGATATAGCAAGCCATCCAATTACATTAGGAATAGCAGCAATCATTAAAGACTGCAATGAATGTAAGAAGCTAAAATTAGCAATCCAAATCcaaacaagaaacaaaaatgtgaAGCTAAATCAGTGATTGGATTACCCCTTTTCGTCCGATGTACTCAGCTATCTGACCACTGGCTATTGCCCCAACCATGGCACCCACATTTGATAAAGAACCAAATAGAGAAAACTGTCCCAAAAATAAGACTTACTAGCTGAGGTAAATCAAGGAGAAAACCCAGATAACCAAACCAAAACTAAATATATAAGTTTCACCTCTGAGACTGTTAGGCCAAGATCCTTGATGATTGCAGATTGTGTAGGAGAAGAATAACCAGACTACAAACAAATTAAACCCAGTTCAGAACTTTCATTTCTTGTTTCAAATGATAGTAAACCTTAAAGATAGATCAGAAAAGAAGCAAGGCAAGTGAAAATGAAGTTTAACTTACAGTGAAACCGAATTGGATAGGACCCAAAGCAACTATCATAACGCAGGCTACAACAGAGACGGAGCTATCACGAATAGCCTGAGATGAGCCCAGCATACTGGACCCCATCCTGGAACCCATCCGGTACCAACTTCCGGTATGTAGAAACGGCTTCCGTAGATCCCTCCCATCGTCAGAATCGTCCCTGAAACTCATCTgtcccctctctctctctctctctctctctctctctctactaCTACTACTNctcctctctctctctctctctctctctctctctataccAACAGTCTCTTTCAATGAGCAAACACTCTCTGCTCACccagagagaagaaaaaggagcCTTTCTGTTTGTCCTTTTAGGCTCTCAGATTGGATATATGCTGAGAGAGAAGATTTTATGAGCTGGGACATGGAAGTAGTAAAACATGgagttataaaaaaaactattaattataaaataccaTCAAccagaaaatagaaaaaagagaaatcagAACCAGAGAACCAGACGTGTAAAACGTGTCTCGTAGCCCATTTGCTCCGCT from the Theobroma cacao cultivar B97-61/B2 chromosome 8, Criollo_cocoa_genome_V2, whole genome shotgun sequence genome contains:
- the LOC18591391 gene encoding sugar transporter ERD6-like 6 isoform X1, whose product is MSFRDDSDDGRDLRKPFLHTGSWYRMGSRMGSSMLGSSQAIRDSSVSVVACVMIVALGPIQFGFTSGYSSPTQSAIIKDLGLTVSEFSLFGSLSNVGAMVGAIASGQIAEYIGRKGSLMIAAIPNVIGWLAISFARDSSFLYMGRLLEGFGVGIISYTVPVYIAEIAPQNLRGALGSVNQLSVTIGIMLAYLLGLFVQWRVLAVLGVLPCTILIPGLFFIPESPRWLAKMGMTEDFEASLQVLRGFDADISIEVNEIKRSVASTTRRTTIRFAQLKQRRYWFPLMVGVGLLMLQQLSGINGLLFYSSTIFEAAGVKSSNVATFGLGAVQVVATAVTTWLADKAGRRLLLIVSLFYFCFLYFVGNNLEPKQEYWFCLFLFQVSSSGMTLSLLIVAVSFYIKDVVSSDSTLYSIMGILSVVGVVAVVVAFSLGMGPIPWVIMSEILPINIKGLGGSIATLSNWFFSWVVTMTANLLLDWSSGGTFTIYMIVSAFTILFVALWVPETKGRTLEEIQWSFR
- the LOC18591391 gene encoding sugar transporter ERD6-like 6 isoform X2 gives rise to the protein MSFRDDSDDGRDLRKPFLHTGSWYRMGSRMGSSMLGSSQAIRDSSVSVVACVMIVALGPIQFGFTSGYSSPTQSAIIKDLGLTVSEFSLFGSLSNVGAMVGAIASGQIAEYIGRKGSLMIAAIPNVIGWLAISFARDSSFLYMGRLLEGFGVGIISYTVPVYIAEIAPQNLRGALGSVNQLSVTIGIMLAYLLGLFVQWRVLAVLGVLPCTILIPGLFFIPESPRWLAKMGMTEDFEASLQVLRGFDADISIEVNEIKRSVASTTRRTTIRFAQLKQRRYWFPLMVGVGLLMLQQLSGINGLLFYSSTIFEAAGVKSSNVATFGLGAVQVVATAVTTWLADKAGRRLLLIVSSSGMTLSLLIVAVSFYIKDVVSSDSTLYSIMGILSVVGVVAVVVAFSLGMGPIPWVIMSEILPINIKGLGGSIATLSNWFFSWVVTMTANLLLDWSSGGTFTIYMIVSAFTILFVALWVPETKGRTLEEIQWSFR